caaacaagctggtaaaatgtgggctagacaaggtaactgttacatggatttataactgGTTGAGCGTCCGAAGCCCAAGGgtgctcagccatggctccttttcctcctggagagaagtgaccagtgaagagtccagtggggctctgtcctgggcccagggctattcaacatctttatcaattacttcgaggacagaattgggggcatacttatcaaatttgcagatgacaccaaattaagaggaacagctaatacctctgaggacaggatcaagattcaaaatgacctgaatagactagaaagctgggccaaagctaacaaaatgaaattcaacacggagaaaggtAAGGTATGGTGCAAAAATGgaatagatatagaatgggggacacctggctgaatgaaactacatgtcaAACCaaatagaccataagttgaacatgagtcaacagtgcgatgcagcagctaacaaggccaatgcgattttaggctgcatcaatagaagtatagtgtctagatcaagggaagtaatagtgccactgtattctgctctggtcaggctccaactggaagactgtgtccagttctgggccccacaattcaaaaaggcccttggggtcccttgaAACGCCATTGTTCTGTTGACCACTTTTGCAGCCGAACGCTGTGCTAGAGAGACCTCTCTGggtctgatccagcatttttTGAGTTctcattgttctttttaaagtccAAAAGGAGTTTAAGATGGGTCCCGGATATCCAAATCTTCCTCCCCTGCCCATCTCTGCCAATACAGACCTCCTTACCTGATCATTTTCAGTGAAGGTGTAGAGGAGCGAACCGAATACAGCCGGGTACACCATGGCTGACGTGTAGAAGCCCAGCCAGGCAAAATACATGGCAATCTTTACACCAAAATAGTCACAGATTTCATCTGGAGaataaggagaagaagagaggatgAACCCAGAAGCAGAGAGTTGGGAAATGCATGTGATGGTGAACCTctaatggggtttttttggcaagatttgttcagaagaggtttgccattgccatcccctaaggctgagagagcgtgacttgcacaagatcatccagtgggtttcatgatcatGATTCGAACCATGATCTcaatttgaaggtgcacaaaaatacaacaaattaattCAATACACCAATACAATAcaccaataaaataaattaattcaaaGACCTAACTATGACTTTGTAGCAAACtcattatattattaaatttattttattattaaacttatttgtatttttacagtatttaatatattattattattgttattattattattattattattattatttttattttcatttgtactcCCCTCAATTGAGATTAACTTTGCTAGACTTGGGCCAACTTCCTTGGACGcaagattttatatatatttattttatatatacatttatttgtaCTCTCAATTGGGGggagtacaaataaatataatataataatataaaatactataaaaatacaaataagtttaataataaaataaatgtaatgatAATATATATATCTCCGAAGATCTCAGAGCCGCTTACAACAATCTAGATGCAAAACAAGAAATCATGACAATCAtttgaaaagattaaaaatatattatcagtgcaaaaccaatttaaaaccgCTTCAAGCAATTTCAGTTCTGACAGCCTTTCTGAAGAGTgggttacaaataaaataaatcagtggttcccaaattttggtcctcttGATGctttggatgtcagctcccagaattccagactggggcttctaggagttgaagtcccaaaacctggagaaccaaagtttgggaatcactgcaataaatcaataaaaataaaataggactTATGCACAACCAGGATAAAAACAGTTATGCCCAAGGGCTTTCATGAAATGGCAACTTCTGCCTTGGTTGGCACCCAAATGATACTCAtgttatataatttatttctccAGGAATGAGGTTTTTATCTTCTATGGGAAGATTGGGAGGGGGGGTGAATTGGGGGCACCAGAACAGCTGGAGGGTCAAAAACATCTGGCTGTTTTGGAGGGGTTTCCAACATCTGGATGGCACCGGGTTATGGGTGGGCAGAGAAGGGCACTGAAAACTGTATTTTCTACCTTATCTCTCAGACATTGCCCAGATTTCCTTCCAATCCAATTCCCTTTTCTGCCTGCCAACAgtaataatttcttttcttgaaGGCGTCTGAATATTATTCCATAATGAAACATTCTTGCTTACATAACCATTTCAATGGCCTCATTAACCAAGCCGTCTCTGTCTGAACCAGAAATGTTTCATTAAAACGTTAATCAGTTATAGTTTTATCCTGTTACATATGATGTTAAAGTTATATCGTTGggaccacgactctggagacccaggttcaaatccctgctctggtACTGCAATGAACTACAGtactgttcccagaattgcatagtatTGAACCGTGACAGCATagtattgagccgtggcagtatcaaaccagattatttctgcagtgcagatgcagaaagAGAGCAACAGACTGAAGAACTGCACGCTAGGCTAATGTCatagagggagagggaaagggccCAGAGCCAACCTACCCAAAGGCTGTGGTTCACAAATGGCTTGTACCCACGACTTCATCAGCCGGTTAAGGATCCGTTGCTCATGGATGGGAAAGACTTGCTGGAGGATCCCGCGAGCAGCCAGTTCAGGGACTGCAAAAATGGAGAAAGAGGACAGGTCAGAAAAAGCCCAAGCAAGGTGGAGACACGCTGAGCAAAATGTTAAGAGTTCAAGCTAGAGGAGCTTGCAAGCTTCCCAAGGTTGCAAATGAAGTCAAATCAACGCAAGCAAGAATTTTTGATCCAGATTCCCATAAACATCTCAAGGCGCTCTGCTGGCATGACAGTGGAAATCCGGGAAACAATGCCAGCCCCAAATCCACCACCTGCAAGTCTTTGGGAACTACATCTATTTAAATCATGGGTGGGCAAAGATCAGGCAATAGGCTGCATGCCATTTTTTTAGACCCTCGTCTCCAAATTTGTGGAAACAAATTGCCCTGAAATGCCTGCAGCAAACTGACTGGGGAGCTGGTATTAAAAGTCTCTGAGTGTATTGAGAAGCAGACAGACAGTATTCAGGGATAAACAAAaggtgtatggatctccaaaatacaATTGGAAAGGATGGGAACtgagactttctggtctttttagtCGGTCTGGACACGCTCGAGTTTGACCCAAATCCCAAATGGCATTGGGAAAGGGCAGGCAAAGTCCATAATTGTAAATTTTAACGTGATCTCAGCTTGCAGCGTCCGCACAATCCCTACTCACTGATCGGCTGCCCTTCCAAGAAATGGACGTTGTGCAGCATCTCCCCTTGCTTGGCTCGCAGATTCTCCAGCCAATACCTGATAATGTTCTGGCGTTCCTGGAAGAAATTGGACAGAAAAGGTGGTCAATGGCGACTGTGTTTCTTGCATTCTTCCTCCATCTCCAGAAACCGCAGTTACATGCTGACCAGAGTTATGCAAACCACTTTGCAAAAGTCATTTGTTCCTGTAACTGAAGTCTGGGTTGGAATGTCCAGCAAGATTTTCAAAAATGTGCTTTTATTAGAACCTGGTCAGAGTTTGCAAAAGTCATTTGTTCCTGTAACTGTTGTCCTGAGGTCTGGGTTGGAAGGTCCAGCAAGACTATCATCAATGTGCTTTTATCAGAACGTACGCataattttttaacaaaaactttTGTTAACGCTACACTTTTAGATAAacctttattttaaattgtgaagtaaagaaatgattttttaaaatgtattttattgtgtgttaACAATCAGGGTCTCCTAGCCAGGGCTTTTTCTTGGAATAAATACaataagaataaaacaaagaaatggtttttataaaatgtacagttggccctccacatttccagctttgatgtttgcagatttgattaatatgttctctctaggaatctcta
This genomic stretch from Sceloporus undulatus isolate JIND9_A2432 ecotype Alabama unplaced genomic scaffold, SceUnd_v1.1 scaffold_764, whole genome shotgun sequence harbors:
- the LOC121917792 gene encoding anoctamin-8-like, with product LLRGADEIGLRKPVKAEFGGGMRSFSCEEDYIYENIENELYFFTSQERQNIIRYWLENLRAKQGEMLHNVHFLEGQPIIPELAARGILQQVFPIHEQRILNRLMKSWVQAICEPQPLDEICDYFGVKIAMYFAWLGFYTSAMVYPAVFGSLLYTFTENDQ